The genomic window atatatatatatatatatatatatatatatatatagagagagagagagagagagagagagagagagagagagagagagagagagagagagagacagagagagagagagagagagagagaactggAACCGTTTTTAACAACTAAATTAATTGGATCATGAAAATAGGTTACATACCAGAATGTGTGTAGGTGGTTGGAAAACAGGAGGCTTTAGTGACTTCAGCTGAAAGGGAAAGTTTTCACATACACgttttgatgaaagattacaAAGACAAAAAGGTTTCAACTGAAATAACATGAaccaatacattttaaatgtcatggtcactgtaaaaatgtctcaaattaaaggtgccctagaatttaaaattgaatttagctTGGCAtggttaaataattagagtaatgtacatggaaatgacatacagtgagtctcaaacactattgtttcctcctttttatgtaaatttgatttgtgcaaaagaccacTGAAATACAGGTgattctcaacataacaccgactgtgacgtaacagtcgggatcattaatatgtacacccccaaattttgcatatgccagcccatgttcaaggcattagacaaggcagtattaacttctggagcagcacagccaaatcaacagactttatgcaggcaagcaagcaagaacaatagcgaaaaatggcagatggagcaataataactgacatgatatcatgatatttttagtgatatttgtaaattgtctttctgaatgtttcgttagcatgttgctaatgtactgttaaatgtggttaaagttaccatcgtttcttactgtattcacggagacaagagccgtcgctattttcatttttaaacaattgcagtctgtataattcataaacgtatcttcattctttataagtctctccaacagtgtagcattagccacgTTAGCCGCAGCATAggctactatcaaactcattcagaatcaaatgtaaacatcaaaaataatgccatacttacatgatctgatatgctgcatgatgaacactttgtaaagatccattttgagggatatattagctgtgtgaactttgtttatgcaatgtattatagagtcgcgagcttgggggtggggagtgcaagcatttaaaggggaagcgcgctgaatcggtgcatttttaattatgccccaaaataggcagttaaatataataaataaaaatctatggggtattttgagctgaaacttcacagacacattctggggacaccttagacttatattacatcttgtgaaatagggcacctttaaataaaaatgcacactaccagtcaaaagtgtTAGTCAGgaaatttttttaatgtatttgaagGAAGTATCTTGTGCTCAACAAGATTGCATTTATAAGGCTGAACACaattactgacaatcctcattttggctgcgtgagattctccagttttgttgttgttgagtaactgaagcatgagctgttaaagctccgccctcttttggagcagcagctcagttgcatttaaagggacacacaaaaaccgtgtttttgctcacacccaaataggggcaaatttgacaagctataataaattatctgcactgtattttgaactgaaactacagacttatattacatcttgtgaaaagagaCATAATAGGTCATTTTAAAATGGCAGGTGTAAATGGGAATGTCTCCATTGTCCACTTGTGGACAATACCAAGTGTAAATAGAGCCCAAATGTATGACTTTAACAGGCTGTCGCACACATCATAGTAGAATAGTGCATGATGTGGAAGCATTTTAGCCATTTTAGGTCATTTTGCATGTCATCAAAACAGGAGTTCTGGGCACCAGTGAgaagatgattgacagctgcCAATCATTTATGTTATGCTTTTACTTCTACATGAACAGCACTGTTTCCATCTCAACCAGCCCTCCGTCAATTCATATTAGTTGGGCGTTCACTCATACACGCAGCGGTCTGGATCTAACCAACCCAAGTGCTTCCTCACCCTGAGGTTTGTCTGACAGATCAGCCTCAGGTAAAGCTAAACACAGACACATGTCAATCAAAAGTCCTTGAGCATCTGGCCTTTTCAGACCAACCAAGATTCCCTCAAAAACAACATAAGCCAGCACCTCGAAATCACGCAAACGTGGTTAAAATTAGCCCCCGTCTTTTTTCCATTCAGTCCATGTTGAGATCCCAGCTGAGTGTCTGGCCGTGTCTCTCTCAGGTCCTCCTCCTACACGCCACATTTCCATAAGAATGCAGCACGCTCTGCATATCAATCCAAACTCTTAATTAAAGAGCTGCTATATTCCTGCTGGCGTCACACACGCGGGAAGTGCACAGTAGTCCCTTTCTCCCCGTTCTGATAGCGCAGGCCATTTGGAAAGCAAATGAGGGAGGCGATCACAACCCGGACGTGGCGCGCACGTTTGAGGGGCACCTGATGGGGTTTGTGAGCAGCGAACATCAGTAAACACTCGAGTGTACGCAGCCAAGTGTgcgtaaaaaataaaacaaaaacgtCATGTTCGCTATCATGTGCTggaagttatttttaaaagctttgaGTGACCTTTCGGTATTGTGTGAAGCATAAtggatattaaataatgtaaaaaaataaaaaaatagtgcacttggaaatatatatatatataaataaaaaatattatttcaagacAAGTACAAAACAGGTTATGTTTATTAGATAGAGATGTCCGTgtatacaaacaaaacaataatatacacaatttaaacatttttaaggtATAGCATTTACTAtgaaagcaatttttttttcatatttaaaccaAGGATAAGTCCGTTTACAAGGAAGTAAGAAACTCATTTCCAGTCTTTTGGGTTTGAGATCTTGGAGCTAAAGAACACTTTGGATTTGTCCAGCCGAATTCAGCTTGACACATTGGATGAAATGGGAATGTACTTTTTTATAATGTCTGCCAGTTTCGGTTCCACTTCTGACAACAAGCCAACCAGGTGCTGGACCTGTAGAATGAGAGAGGACGAGAAGAACTGTGATTAATCAGTCTGTAGGAAGCAGTGAAAAGAAcaaataagaaaaagaaaagtgaaGAACGTACAGCCGTTCTGTGTTGTGGTACAAGGGTGCCAACAGCAGACACACAGCCTTCCTCTGTCAGGTGCCCTTCCTTGACTACCGATGATAGAACATCCTGAAAATTAAAGGGAATTTTCacaatttatttaatatcaTATAATTTTGCAATGGACTTTAtactattataatataaaataatataatgtagtATATGATATTACATtagaatttaataaattattatttttggaaGCTTTATAGCTTTAAATTTATCTAATAGAATATAGTTTTGGAATGCAATTTTACATTTGTAATACAGAATAATATAATGTAgtatatgatataatatatctTACACTAcgatttaatcatttaatattattttgtgaACTTGAtggttttaaatgtaatttttagaaattgactttataatataatatagtttaataatataatataataataatcaatgtttatttaatgtttaaaattaaaataaatatgaataagttaataattataataataaatattttttaaatgtttatttaatattttcaaacatCAAATATCTGGTTgattttaatacaaatatattgtatttttaagtTGTTGATGTAAACTaatattcaattaaataaagaaaaaaatatttttaaatgttaacttttaatgtaaaatattaaacttaatcattaactttattattttatatgttaaatatgaacattttaaacatgacaaaaatgtattatttagctatattaatttattgtaagaaaaatatataatatatatttttggaatGTAATTTATCTAATATTATTTCGTAAACTTGATAgctttaatttttacatttttttatataatataatatagtgtattttggaattaaatgtatacttttacatAGAATAATATAATGTAGTAAATAAATATCTTAcattatgatttaattattaatattttgttcaccacacttttataataataataataataataataatatataaaatctcAAATTAGAATgtaaatttataattttatattttttttttactttatatttttataataaatataatgtaatatagtaatatagaataatttaatttatatttttataatacagtatattataaGATTATATAATATATCTTAAGTtagattttaatcatttattaatattttgtaaactgGATAGCTGGCAATTTCACCTTTGTCAGTTCCATAATTACGACTGAGAGGAACTCAGCTGTGGTTTCGACTAAAGCTTTGAGCTGTACATCTTCCACTTGTTTCTCTTCTTCTTTCTGACTCTCTCCTGATTCAGAGCTTCCAGCAGTACGGCTCTGACAGTATTCAGCGTTGAACTGCAGAATGCGAATAAGACTTCCTATTAATTCTGCACCTGCAATGAATAAACAGACACTGAACCTGAAACAGTGATATAGTACCAAaccttaaacaaacaaaaatcccTCCCATAAATTTGAATTTGATATGTTATTTAGTCAGTGTGTGTTTCGTACTGATATCCATTTGAAGGCTGGAGTGTAACGCAGACAGCAGGGCAAGCGCCGGGGCCAGAAGAGCCTTCTGCTCCTGCAGGATGAGAGGAGGGTCGTCCGCTTGACAGAAATCCTCACATACGATCTTGCTCACAAATGCCCACAACGCACGACCACACGCTCCATCTGATACTGTAGACAAAGGAAAAATCTGGAAACATTGCTACACATTTCATACACCTTTCTGTGGACAGTCAAAAAATaaagtgagatattttaatataaaggAGCATccatttttatcataatttattttttattttttcactttattaaatccttcaaaagtgacagtacagacataaagttataaaagtttctgtttctgtccactttttttgtaaatattatttcCCATCTcttactatttttttattttttatttttttgattgtGCATCGTAAACTACCCGTGCCATCAAAcacttataattattatttttttatccaAACCCTAGACCACGGGTgcccaatcctgctcctggctATTGACTGCCCTGCAAAGTTACACTCCAACCCCAATCAAACGCACTTGAAGCAACTAATTAAGGTCTTCAGGATCACTTGAAAATTAAAaggcaggtgtgtttgattagagttgGAGCataactttgcaggacagttaatcgccaggaacaggattgggcacccctgccCTAGACAATATCTGGGGTCGTAACATTtattgggggctcgtccgggatttgaactcAGGACCTTCTGCATCCAAACCAAGAATCATACCcaaaatcagcaaattagaatgatttctgaatgatctggATCTCGAGACACTGATtggtgtaatgatgctgaaaattcacttttgcaccagaattaaatacatttttaaatatcttcaaatagaaaccagttatttaaaattgtaataatatttcaaatagtgctattttactgtattttcgatcaaataaattcagactttacGACCAGAAGAGACTATCACAGAAGTAACATCAAAGTTTATCTAAAAGAAACACATGAACATCTGTATGATTGTTctcttaaaaatacaaatactaaatacaaatgAATATTTTCAGGGTTCAGTATGTGTGTCGGTCTCACCCAGAGCCTGCATGCCCTCTTCTACTGTAGTCAGAAGCTGGAGCGAATGAAGATAAACTTCAAGAGCTTCTGGACTCTCTGACctacaaaacaaaatgttaagTGAATGAACAGTGATGTGAATCCTGGAGGAACATCTTCTCTTAATCTAGCAGCAGACACAGGAATAGGTTGGTAAACACTTCGGACAGACGAGCAGAAGGTCACATCACCTTAATTAATATGTCTCACCTAAGCTGTGTGGCCGCCTCAAGCAGAGAGGATGCAATGTCCTGCTGTGTGTCCTTGTGTGGGTCACTCTCACTAGGTGGGGTCGACACCCAACTCTTCATTATCTCCTCGTCCTCATCGAAGAGCTTATCCACCAACTCCCCAACCTTAACCAGCAAATCCActgcaaagagagagagatacacTTTAGTGTCACAATACTTCAGAGTTACTATAGTTTTGATAAACTATAatctaatatttaattaaactaGCATTAAAAGGTTTTCAAACACATCAAATAtctgtattttaaaatttgGTATTGATTTTCATGTAAACTAATATTCGATTAATTAAGGAAAAATACAGAATATTAATTtacatcatatatatattatatattaagtgtaaactttaatgtaaaattatatatataatatcagtgatttacattacatttataataataatttaaaatgtttatttgatatgtattgcaaaaaacaaacaaacacttgcacaagaaaataataaataatcataaataatatacaaataatcattgtttattaaatgtttatttctacaaacaaacaaaatcacaaaatcaagaaaatgaaaataaataaatatgaatgataagttgataattataataataaatatttttaaatgtttatttaatattttcaaacacCAAATATCTAATTTGGTGTATTTTAAAGATGTTGATGTAAactaatattcaaataaataaagcaaaaaacaaaaacaaaaaaaacaacaatattaactttgaatttaaaatattaaactattaaaaattaactttattaaatattatttgatatattaaatatgaacattttaaacatgacaaaaaatgtattatttagctatatgaatttattataagaaaaaattcaaacaattatttctctttaatttatataaatataaatttatcagtaaaaaaatcagtaacaaagttattaaaaacatatataataaaagttagttaataataaataataatgttaaatgtttacTTAATATTTGTtgcttaaaacaaaacaaaaataaatcacaattaaaataaaaatttaataataaataataataatattaaatgtttatttaatgtatattgctaaaaacaaaaataagtcacaagaatattaacatttttatttaattattttaaatgtatgtttattgctaaaaaacacacaagaaaataaaaagaaataaatatgagtaaattaataataatgctaaatatgtttatttatttaatgttattgctaaaaaaacaaacataaaaatcatattttttgagcaccaaatcagcatatttgaatgatttctgaaggattatgtgacagtCCAAtcaagtaatggctgctgaaaattcaggaataaatcacatttttaaattacataaaaacaaactttttttttttttatgtttattgctaaaaaaaaacaagaaaattaaaataaatataaataagttaatattaataataaatattttacatgtttattgctAAAAAACATGAGTTTCAGGCACTTTTTTGCTCTATTCATTGAAAGTACCATTAGCAGCATCTTTAAACATCACTGACCATTCGTGGAGCTGCTCATGATGAAACGCAGACTGCCACACACTGCGGGCTGCTGCCGTATCCTCTCTAGCCACAGAGGGGCGACATCAGGCTGAGACATGCATGTTAGCAGGAGTCTGAGAAAGCCACAGTATTGCAAGTCAGACACCGACATTCAGAGAAAGTAAAATGTGGCATATATTGTGAAATCTTCTTAGAATTTTATAACTGACCTGCACGTTTCCAAGAGCGTAGGTGGGTCATTGTCTCCGAGCAGCAGAAGTAACACAGTGCTGAGATAGACATAGTTTAACAGAAGTATTAGTAGTACTGTATTTACAAAACTAGTTCAATTAATCTGAAGAGAAACAGAAATGGAGAATGATGCTCAGTGTGTGTACGTCTTACCCCAAGTCAGAGTTCTGGCTGAGAGAGACACATGTGTCATGGAAACAGGCCATATTACCCAGAATTCCAACACAGATTTCCTGTAACAAATGCTCTGAGTAATTATACAAAGTCATAAGAAAGCAGCAAGGAAAATCTGACATATAATTCTTCAGCATACGA from Chanodichthys erythropterus isolate Z2021 chromosome 24, ASM2448905v1, whole genome shotgun sequence includes these protein-coding regions:
- the saal1 gene encoding protein saal1; this translates as MEHNDRSSQEVDGVSCGSSTSGSPEMDRNPSPPPKEDETEAGEEADAIGETVYSKHWLFSTLTRLIEMVTDQGNGPNDFSMELMDDLEEDLCKVWDMAMNKDVAVFLQEFKAPDILLGVIAKSQSPRLTEICVGILGNMACFHDTCVSLSQNSDLGTVLLLLLGDNDPPTLLETCRLLLTCMSQPDVAPLWLERIRQQPAVCGSLRFIMSSSTNVDLLVKVGELVDKLFDEDEEIMKSWVSTPPSESDPHKDTQQDIASSLLEAATQLRSESPEALEVYLHSLQLLTTVEEGMQALVSDGACGRALWAFVSKIVCEDFCQADDPPLILQEQKALLAPALALLSALHSSLQMDISAELIGSLIRILQFNAEYCQSRTAGSSESGESQKEEEKQVEDVQLKALVETTAEFLSVVIMELTKDVLSSVVKEGHLTEEGCVSAVGTLVPQHRTAVQHLVGLLSEVEPKLADIIKKYIPISSNVSS